The proteins below come from a single Miscanthus floridulus cultivar M001 chromosome 1, ASM1932011v1, whole genome shotgun sequence genomic window:
- the LOC136468850 gene encoding uncharacterized protein produces the protein MASPSAPPSALVTAPSSKPPAPSPAPQCPPQPAGGQQLGHTPSPSRHPQAAGGQQSDNGNNRGRRRRGGRGHGGAQAGTQAGPPNGQQWPSFFNPWTGSIQMWPRSNPGGSRGPPPQQALMAGVPPGYFAPSPVPGAYYQAPQQAPTSPSPWTTEGLANAFSTVTLTPPSSTSDWVFDSGASSHIAGTPGSSYQEPPRSL, from the exons ATGGCGTCACCTTCAGCTCCGCCCTCGGCCCTCGTCACCGCGCCGTCCAGCAAGCCGCCTGCTCCGTCCCCTGCTCCTCAGTGCCCTCCACAGCCTGCTGGGGGACAGCAGCTCGGCCACACCCCTTCTCCTTCACGCCATCCTCAGGCTGCTGGGGGCCAGCAGTCCGACAACGGCAATAACCGCGGACGACGTCGCCGCGGTGgacgcggccacggcggcgcccAAGCCGGCACTCAAGCCGGCCCACCAAATGGCCAACAGTGGCCATCCTTCTTCAACCCATGGACCGGGTCCATCCAGATGTGGCCCAGGTCCAACCCAGGCGGCTCTCGCGGTCCACCGCCACAGCAAGCTCTCATGGCCGGGGTGCCCCCGGGTTACTTCGCTCCTTCGCCGGTCCCCGGGGCATACTACCAGGCGCCCCAGCAGGCGCCCACCTCGCCGTCGCCCTGGACTACTGAGGGTCTCGCCAACGCTTTCAGCACCGTCACCCTCACTCCGCCGTCAAGCACCTCGGATTGGGTCTTCGACTCGGGTGCTTCCTCTCACATAGCCGGCACTCCTG GATCTTCGTACCAGGAACCTCCTCGTTCACTGTGA
- the LOC136468858 gene encoding tapetal oleosin GRP-16-like: MTGGLLKEDAGGSCTGGATTGACTEGPVGTGAEGARGASAEGAMGADEVGACPEGAMGVGEVGVYTEGAMGACTGRAGEEPGGRGTKPGGGCRRAGAPKVGTGWESTRAGRGPAAHGVPAGGSKTDDESSCTRQGIVKRQADMTPKLASMAESVIVGLAANDGGRLGKSLKSSLPGMTEPIMPSSGGGSGHESAGTGW, translated from the exons ATGACCGGTGGTTTGTTGAAGGAGGACGCCGGAGGTAGTTGTACAGGGGGTGCCACCACGGGCGCCTGTACAGAAGGACCCGTGGGCACCGGAGCAGAGGGCGCCAGGGGCGCCTCTGCAGAGGGCGCCATGGGCGCCGACGAAGTGGGCGCCTGTCCCGAGGGCGCCATGGGCGTCGGCGAAGTGGGCGTCTATACAGAGGGCGCCATGGGCGCCTGTACAGGTCGAGCTGGAGAGGAGCCCGGCGGCCGGGGCACGAAGCCCGGCGGAGGCTGTCGGAGGGCCGGTGCGCCCAAGGTGGGCACCGGCTGGGAGAGCACACGGGCGGGCAGAGGGCCAGCAGCCCACGGTGTACCTGCAGGTGGAAGTAAAACTGACGACGAATCGTC TTGCACGAGACAAGGAATTGTTAAAAGGCAAGCGGACATGACGCCCAAGCTGGCAAGCATGGCAGAGAGTGTCATCGTCGGGCTTGCTGCAAATGATGGAGGACGACTTGGCAAGAGTCTGAAGAGTAGCCTTCCCGGGATGACCGAGCCGATAATGCCAAGTAGTGGAGGAGGGAGTGGCCACGAGAGCGCAGGAACCGGGTGGTGA
- the LOC136552407 gene encoding probable serine/threonine-protein kinase PBL16 — MGNCWFKGNPYFNRVSSNATKSESPKIQSPSERTEKEDCQLPSNPKEVEALRKDTARNPLIAFTFEELKRITKNFRQDSLLGGGGFGRVYKGFITKDLREGLEIEEPLRVAVKVHDGDNSFQGHREWLAEVIFLGQLSHPNLVKLIGYCCEDDHRVLVYEFMPLGSVESHLFSRVMVPLPWSTRMKIALGAAKGLAFLHEAEKPVIYRDFKTSNILLDEEYNAKLSDFGLAKDGPVGDKSHVSTRIMGTYGYAAPEYIMTGHLTAMSDVYSYGVVLLELLTGRKSLDKSRPVREQMLADWAFPLLTQKKKVLGIVDPRLAEDYPVKAVQKTAMLAYHCLSRNPKARPLMRDIVATLEPLQQLEETPSDSVAMTLEGT; from the exons ATGGGTAATTGCTGGTTTAAGGGGAATCCATACTTTAACAGGGTTTCTTCCAATGCAACCAAATCAG AATCTCCCAAAATTCAGAGCCCATCGGAGAGAACTGAAAAGGAGGACTGCCAGCTACCATCCAACCCGAAAGAAGTGGAGGCGCTGAGAAAGGATACAGCCCgcaatcctttgatagcattcaCATTTGAGGAGCTCAAGAGAATTACCAAAAATTTCAGGCAAGATTCATTACTAGGGGGTGGTGGATTTGGCAGAGTCTACAAAGGTTTCATCACCAAGGATCTCCGCGAAGGGTTAGAGATAGAAGAGCCCCTGAGGGTTGCTGTTAAGGTCCATGATGGTGACAATAGCTTCCAGGGCCATAGGGAGTGGCTG GCTGAGGTTATATTTCTTGGACAGCTCTCTCACCCAAATTTAGTGAAGTTGATCGGCTATTGTTGTGAAGATGACCACAGGGTTCTTGTTTATGAGTTCATGCCCCTAGGAAGCGTGGAGTCTCATTTGTTTTCAA GGGTTATGGTGCCACTTCCATGGTCGACCAGAATGAAAATTGCTCTCGGTGCTGCAAAAGGACTTGCTTTTCTGCATGAAGCTGAGAAGCCAGTCATCTATAGGGACTTTAAGACATCAAACATATTGCTAGATGAG GAATACAATGCAAAACTATCTGACTTTGGGCTTGCAAAAGATGGACCAGTTGGCGATAAGTCCCATGTTTCAACTCGTATTATGGGTACCTACGGTTATGCTGCACCAGAGTACATTATGACAG GGCATCTAACAGCGATGAGCGATGTCTACAGCTATGGTGTTGTACTACTGGAGCTCCTCACGGGCCGGAAGTCACTGGACAAGTCCCGACCAGTCAGGGAGCAGATGTTGGCAGACTGGGCATTCCCGTTGTTGACACAGAAGAAGAAGGTACTTGGCATAGTAGACCCAAGGCTTGCCGAGGACTACCCAGTAAAGGCGGTGCAGAAGACGGCGATGCTGGCATACCATTGCCTTAGCCGCAACCCAAAGGCTAGGCCGCTGATGCGTGACATCGTAGCAACTTTGGAGC